One genomic segment of Bombyx mori chromosome W, ASM3026992v2 includes these proteins:
- the LOC134201694 gene encoding uncharacterized protein K02A2.6-like, which translates to MSDSESDEESAGDLRVGVLAGAVDDAVKDPAGVKKRAILLSTLSESTYKLAADLVLPKEVQEVPYEDIVSALDNHFTPKSVGFGERHHFYATTQLPQESPSQWAARLRGLTAQCDFSNVEEALRDRFIMGMLPGVEKEKMYVQELAGLTFARAVELTESLRSARSSAAASAATEAVVTELYKIGKRSPTSVPQSAKVKCSEQYPAVFSDKLGQFNKYKVNLRLKESAHPIFFKPRPVAFALREKVEKEINRLVGLGVLRPVEHSDYASPIVPVLKRDGSVRICADYSVTINKQLVVEQYPLPTVNELFSKLYGGQKFSKLDLSMAYGQFCLDEESQKLTCINTHKGIFAYTRLVFGLASGPSIFQRAMDTVLAGLDGTLCLLDDVLITGRNDSEHLERLHQVLQRLQDAGFVLQKSKCQFEPQTRSHSHAMQRRGPTEDYNELCTIQ; encoded by the exons atgtccgactctgAATCGGATGAGGAGAGCGCGGGCGACCTGCGGGTGGGTGTTTTAGCGGGCGCAGTGGACgacgcag TGAAAGATCCAGCAGGAGTCAAAAAACGGGCCATATTGCTTAGCACACTCAGCGAATCTACCTACAAACTGGCAGCTGATCTCGTGTTGCCTAAAGAAGTTCAAGAAGTACCATACGAAGATATAGTAAGTGCTTTGGACAACCATTTCACTCCAAAATCAGTGGGTTTTGGCGAGCGTCATCATTTTTATGCCACCACACAACTACCCCAGGAGTCACCATCACAGTGGGCTGCGAGGTTACGAGGTCTCACTGCTCAGTgtgacttcagcaatgtagaAGAGGCATTAAGAGATCGATTCATTATGGGTATGCTGCCGGGcgtggaaaaagaaaaaatgtacgTGCAGGAGCTGGCCGGGCTGACCTTCGCCAGGGCTGTGGAGTTGACCGAGAGCTTGCGCAGCGCCCGCTCGTCTGCTGCTGCAAGCGCTGCTACTGAGGCTGTCGTTACAGAGCTGTACAAAATAGGCAAACGTTCTCCGACTAGTGTACCTCAAAGTGCAAAAGTGAAGTGTTCC GAACAATATCCCGCTGTGTTCTCGGACAAGCTAGGTCAATTTAAcaaatataaagttaatttgAGATTAAAAGAAAGTGCTCatcctatattttttaaaccacgACCGGTCGCATTTGCTCTGCGTGAAAAAGTAGAAAAAGAGATAAACCGTTTGGTGGGACTGGGAGTACTCCGACCAGTCGAGCATTCCGACTACGCGTCACCAATAGTCCCGGTACTGAAACGTGACGGTTCGGTCCGTATCTGCGCGGACTACTCTGTTACTATAAACAAGCAGTTAGTTGTAGAACAGTATCCGTTGCCTACCGTAAACGAGTTGTTTTCTAAATTATACGGAGGCCAGAAATTTAGTAAATTAGATTTGTCTATGGCCTACGGACAGTTTTGTCTGGATGAAGAATCCCAAAAATTAACTTGTATCAATACGCATAAAGGGATCTTCGCGTATACGCGTTTGGTGTTCGGGTTAGCTAGTGGGCCATCAATTTTCCAGCGAGCCATGGATACAGTGCTAGCGGGCCTGGACGGCACGCTGTGTTTATTGGACGATGTGCTTATAACGGGTCGCAATGACTCTGAACATCTTGAGAGACTGCATCAGGTCCTACAACGGTTGCAAGACGCAGGATTTGTTTTACAGAAGTCTAAATGTCAGTTCGAACCACAGACAAGATCGCACAGTCACGCCATGCAGCGTCGA